From the genome of Haemophilus parainfluenzae, one region includes:
- the rsxA gene encoding electron transport complex subunit RsxA: MTHYILLVISTALINNFVLVKFLGLCPFMGVSKKIETAIGMGLATTFVLTVASLCSYLVDNYILMPLNATFLRTLVFILVIAFVVQFTEMVINKTSPSLYRLLGIFLPLITTNCAVLGVALLNVNLAHNLTESVIYGFGASLGFALVLVLFAALRERLVAADVPITFRGSSIALITAGLMSLAFMGFAGLVK; this comes from the coding sequence ATGACACATTATATTCTACTCGTTATCAGTACTGCATTAATCAATAACTTCGTTTTGGTCAAATTCTTAGGACTTTGTCCATTTATGGGCGTGTCCAAAAAGATTGAAACGGCAATTGGTATGGGGCTTGCTACGACATTCGTATTAACCGTAGCGTCACTGTGTTCTTATTTAGTCGATAATTATATTTTAATGCCGCTAAACGCCACATTCTTGCGCACTTTAGTTTTTATTTTAGTGATTGCCTTCGTAGTTCAATTTACTGAAATGGTAATCAATAAAACAAGCCCATCACTTTATCGATTATTAGGGATTTTCTTACCACTGATTACCACAAACTGCGCGGTACTCGGTGTGGCATTATTAAACGTCAATTTGGCACACAATTTAACTGAATCCGTCATTTATGGTTTTGGCGCCTCTTTAGGTTTTGCACTAGTTTTAGTTTTATTTGCAGCCTTACGTGAACGCCTTGTTGCCGCAGATGTCCCTATTACGTTTCGTGGCTCGTCTATCGCATTAATTACGGCCGGTTTGATGTCTCTCGCCTTTATGGGCTTCGCCGGATTAGTAAAATGA
- the rsxB gene encoding electron transport complex subunit RsxB, with amino-acid sequence MFILISVTILALIFGAILGFASIKLKVEADPVVEKIDAILPQSQCGQCGYPGCKPYAEAIANGDVITKCVPGGRPTVVKIAEIMGVDVPAMDDVAEPEEMVAFINENMCIGCTKCIQACPVDAIIGTNKAMHTIIPDLCTGCELCVAPCPTDCISMIKVKKDIDNWNWKFDPKLVIPVVNTTEIEKKLVVGESESHG; translated from the coding sequence ATGTTTATCTTAATTTCAGTAACCATTCTCGCTTTAATTTTTGGTGCGATTTTAGGTTTTGCTTCGATTAAATTAAAAGTTGAAGCAGATCCTGTCGTCGAAAAAATTGATGCCATCTTACCGCAAAGCCAGTGTGGGCAATGCGGCTATCCTGGCTGTAAGCCTTATGCTGAAGCAATTGCTAATGGTGACGTTATCACAAAATGCGTGCCTGGCGGTCGTCCTACGGTAGTAAAAATTGCCGAAATCATGGGTGTTGATGTACCTGCAATGGATGATGTCGCTGAACCAGAAGAAATGGTTGCCTTTATTAATGAAAATATGTGTATCGGCTGTACTAAATGTATTCAAGCCTGCCCTGTTGATGCCATTATCGGTACAAACAAAGCCATGCATACAATTATTCCCGATCTCTGTACGGGATGTGAACTTTGTGTGGCACCTTGTCCGACAGATTGTATTTCCATGATTAAAGTGAAAAAAGATATTGATAATTGGAACTGGAAATTTGATCCTAAATTAGTCATTCCAGTCGTAAATACCACAGAAATTGAGAAAAAATTAGTGGTTGGGGAGTCGGAGTCACATGGCTGA
- the rsxC gene encoding electron transport complex subunit RsxC, with amino-acid sequence MADVLTRFKSGKIWDFKGGIHPPEMKSQSNQSPIQQSELAHDFYVPIKQHAGSAGNVLVKEGDYVLKGQPLTQGDGLRTLPVHAPTSGIIKFIGKHVAPHPSGLTEDMIHIQADGLDKWREQFPLEEFFTQPVEQLIDRIYQAGVAGLGGAVFPTAAKIQSAEKKVKLLIINGAECEPYITCDDRLMRDYTDEMLEGIRILRYILRPEKVVIAVEDNKPEAIQAIQQSLHGANDIELRVIPTKYPSGAAKQLIYLLTGMEVPSGGRSYDIGVLMHNVGTAFAVKRAVINDEPLIERVVTLTGDKISEKGNYWVRLGTPVDHLLAQVGYQYDERFPVFAGGPMMGLQLSDLNAPVTKLINCLLAPDHFEYGEPEPEQSCIRCSACSDACPVNLMPQQLYWYARSEDHQKSEEYCLKDCIECGVCAYVCPSHIPLIQYFRQEKAKIWEIKEKAKKAEEAKIRFEAKQARMEREEQERKARSQRAAEARREELAKQKGEDPVKAALERLKAKQAGSAANKETKTIVSEKGEILPDNHELMAQRKARRLARQQAQADTSTVADATTSQTDEKDTKKAAVAAALARAKAKKAAAQGETVATNAIESAVEKTDENPTALDPKKAAVAAAIARAKAKKAAAQGETVATNETESAVEKTDENPTALDPKKAAVAAAIARAKAKKAAAQSEAVTTNETKSAVEKTDENPTALDPKKAAVAAAIARAKAKKAAAQSETVTTNETESAVEKTDENPTALDPKKAAVAAAIARAKAKKAAAQSETVTTNETESAVEKTDENPTALDPKKAAIAAAIARAKAKKAAAEAAKKTE; translated from the coding sequence ATGGCTGATGTATTAACGAGATTTAAATCCGGCAAGATTTGGGATTTTAAAGGCGGTATTCATCCTCCTGAAATGAAATCTCAATCAAACCAATCCCCTATTCAGCAATCTGAACTTGCTCATGATTTTTACGTGCCGATTAAACAGCATGCTGGTTCAGCGGGTAATGTATTAGTCAAAGAAGGCGATTATGTGCTTAAAGGCCAACCTTTAACACAAGGTGATGGCTTAAGAACCTTGCCTGTTCACGCCCCAACTTCTGGTATCATAAAATTTATCGGGAAACATGTTGCGCCCCATCCTTCGGGTTTAACCGAGGATATGATTCATATTCAAGCGGATGGCTTGGATAAATGGCGTGAACAATTTCCACTTGAAGAATTTTTCACACAACCTGTCGAACAACTCATTGATCGTATTTATCAAGCAGGGGTTGCTGGTTTAGGTGGTGCAGTATTCCCGACTGCAGCGAAAATCCAATCAGCTGAAAAGAAAGTTAAACTCTTAATTATTAACGGTGCGGAATGCGAACCTTATATTACCTGTGATGACCGCTTAATGCGTGATTACACGGATGAAATGCTCGAAGGAATTCGTATCTTACGTTATATCTTACGCCCTGAAAAAGTGGTAATTGCAGTTGAAGATAATAAACCTGAAGCTATTCAAGCTATTCAACAATCACTACATGGCGCAAATGACATTGAATTGCGCGTTATTCCGACTAAATATCCATCTGGTGCAGCCAAACAGCTTATTTATTTGCTTACCGGCATGGAAGTGCCAAGTGGCGGACGTTCTTACGATATTGGCGTATTAATGCATAATGTCGGTACAGCTTTTGCGGTAAAAAGAGCAGTCATTAATGACGAACCTTTAATCGAGCGTGTCGTCACGCTTACTGGCGATAAAATTTCAGAAAAAGGTAACTACTGGGTACGATTAGGTACACCAGTTGACCACTTATTAGCGCAAGTTGGCTACCAATATGACGAACGTTTCCCTGTTTTTGCAGGCGGACCAATGATGGGATTACAACTTTCTGATCTCAACGCACCCGTCACAAAATTAATAAACTGTTTATTAGCACCCGATCATTTTGAATATGGTGAACCAGAACCTGAACAATCTTGTATCCGCTGCTCCGCTTGTTCCGATGCTTGCCCTGTCAATCTAATGCCACAGCAACTTTATTGGTATGCTCGCAGTGAGGATCACCAAAAATCAGAAGAATATTGCTTAAAAGATTGTATTGAATGTGGCGTGTGCGCTTATGTTTGTCCAAGCCATATTCCGCTTATTCAATATTTCCGACAAGAAAAAGCCAAAATTTGGGAAATTAAAGAAAAAGCGAAAAAAGCCGAAGAGGCTAAAATCCGTTTTGAAGCCAAACAAGCTCGTATGGAGCGTGAAGAACAAGAGCGTAAAGCGCGTTCTCAACGTGCGGCAGAAGCTCGCCGTGAAGAACTTGCCAAACAAAAAGGTGAAGACCCTGTTAAAGCAGCATTAGAACGCCTAAAAGCTAAACAAGCGGGTTCAGCTGCAAATAAAGAAACGAAAACTATTGTATCTGAGAAAGGTGAAATCTTACCGGATAACCATGAACTCATGGCGCAACGTAAAGCTCGCCGTCTTGCTAGACAACAAGCACAAGCAGATACTAGCACTGTGGCGGATGCAACAACGTCACAAACCGATGAAAAAGATACGAAGAAAGCAGCTGTTGCTGCAGCTCTAGCAAGAGCGAAAGCTAAGAAAGCCGCCGCTCAAGGTGAAACGGTTGCGACAAATGCAATTGAAAGTGCGGTCGAAAAAACAGATGAAAATCCAACCGCACTTGATCCGAAAAAAGCAGCAGTAGCTGCAGCCATTGCAAGAGCGAAAGCCAAGAAAGCTGCTGCTCAAGGTGAAACAGTTGCGACAAATGAAACTGAAAGTGCGGTCGAAAAAACGGATGAAAATCCAACCGCACTTGATCCTAAAAAAGCTGCAGTAGCCGCGGCCATTGCAAGAGCCAAAGCCAAGAAAGCTGCCGCTCAAAGTGAAGCTGTTACAACAAATGAAACTAAAAGTGCGGTCGAAAAAACAGATGAAAATCCAACCGCACTTGATCCGAAAAAAGCTGCTGTAGCCGCTGCTATTGCAAGAGCTAAAGCGAAGAAAGCCGCAGCTCAAAGTGAAACGGTTACGACAAATGAAACTGAAAGTGCGGTCGAAAAAACGGATGAAAACCCAACCGCACTTGATCCGAAAAAAGCCGCGGTAGCCGCTGCCATTGCAAGAGCAAAAGCGAAGAAAGCTGCTGCTCAAAGTGAAACAGTTACCACAAATGAAACTGAAAGTGCGGTTGAAAAAACGGATGAAAACCCAACCGCACTTGATCCGAAAAAAGCTGCTATCGCAGCAGCCATAGCAAGAGCGAAAGCAAAAAAAGCGGCCGCTGAAGCGGCCAAAAAAACTGAATAA
- the rsxD gene encoding electron transport complex subunit RsxD — translation MFKKMVSSPHTHSGKLTARIMLWVIAAMLPALLTQIYYFGMGVLVQSALAISFALLLEFIVTKLRNKPNLVYISDFSVVLTALILSMAIPPYAPYWVILIGTLSAVILGKHVYGGLGQNPFNPAMVGYVVLLISFPLQMTSWMPPISLLNEPPTFADSLSLIFTGLTTDGFSLSQLVHSIDGITQATPLDSAKIFYNLHQGDESVFHDFVKLPILLQNGTDFAEGWWQVNLAFMLGGIILILKKKIHWQIPVSMLVTFVTLATITAMSGHHHLSMISQLFSGAMMFGAFFIATDPVTASITPRGKLVFGTLVGLLVYLIRYFGNYPDGVAFAILLSNICVPLIDYYTRPRVAGHFAKGRN, via the coding sequence ATGTTTAAGAAAATGGTGAGTTCGCCTCATACCCATTCAGGCAAATTAACCGCCCGTATTATGTTATGGGTGATTGCAGCCATGCTGCCTGCCCTGCTCACGCAGATTTATTATTTTGGAATGGGTGTTTTGGTACAATCCGCTTTGGCTATTTCTTTCGCATTATTGCTTGAGTTTATTGTGACCAAATTGCGCAATAAGCCAAATCTTGTCTATATTTCAGATTTTAGTGTGGTGCTTACTGCCTTAATTTTATCCATGGCGATTCCGCCTTATGCGCCTTATTGGGTGATTTTAATCGGTACGCTTTCCGCTGTTATTCTAGGTAAACACGTTTATGGTGGTTTGGGGCAAAATCCTTTTAATCCCGCTATGGTGGGTTATGTGGTGCTATTGATTTCTTTCCCACTACAAATGACAAGTTGGATGCCGCCTATCTCATTATTAAATGAACCACCAACATTTGCGGATTCTCTTTCTTTAATTTTCACAGGCTTAACCACTGATGGTTTTAGCTTAAGCCAACTCGTCCATTCCATTGATGGGATTACACAAGCGACACCATTAGACAGCGCAAAAATCTTCTATAACTTGCATCAAGGCGATGAAAGCGTATTCCATGATTTTGTAAAATTACCAATTTTATTACAAAACGGGACTGACTTTGCTGAAGGTTGGTGGCAAGTTAACCTGGCATTTATGCTTGGTGGAATTATATTAATCTTAAAGAAAAAAATTCACTGGCAAATTCCCGTTTCAATGCTCGTGACATTTGTGACCTTAGCAACAATCACTGCGATGTCAGGCCATCATCATTTAAGTATGATAAGCCAACTCTTTAGCGGTGCCATGATGTTCGGTGCGTTCTTTATTGCGACTGACCCTGTCACAGCCTCTATTACGCCTCGTGGAAAACTTGTATTTGGTACATTAGTCGGATTATTGGTTTACCTCATTCGTTACTTTGGAAACTACCCTGACGGCGTGGCATTTGCGATTTTATTAAGTAATATTTGTGTGCCACTTATCGACTACTACACTCGTCCTCGTGTAGCGGGGCACTTTGCAAAAGGGAGAAATTAA
- the rsxG gene encoding electron transport complex subunit RsxG, which yields MGIFKVTSRFGLLLGFIALVCTAVSAGIYMLTKDKIDEAMAEQQKALLLQVIPQEYFNNNLLESVETPEQDKLKGIQKVYFAIKDHVPTAYAYETTAPDGYSGNIRLLVGITPKGEVLGVRVIEHHETPGLGDKIELRISDWILSFTNQVIVPESLKDWAVKKDGGKFDQFSGATITPRAIVNQVKRSALVMLENEALLNEMAKKYAQ from the coding sequence ATGGGTATTTTTAAAGTCACCTCCCGTTTTGGTTTGTTATTAGGTTTTATTGCGCTTGTATGTACTGCCGTTTCTGCAGGCATTTATATGCTGACAAAAGACAAAATAGATGAAGCCATGGCTGAACAACAAAAAGCGTTATTGCTCCAAGTCATCCCTCAAGAATATTTTAATAATAACTTGCTTGAAAGCGTTGAAACGCCCGAACAAGATAAACTCAAAGGCATTCAAAAAGTCTATTTTGCGATCAAAGATCATGTGCCAACCGCCTATGCTTATGAAACGACAGCACCAGATGGTTATTCAGGGAATATCCGTTTATTAGTAGGCATCACACCAAAAGGTGAAGTTTTAGGTGTTCGAGTGATTGAACACCATGAAACCCCAGGATTAGGCGATAAAATCGAACTTCGCATTTCGGATTGGATTTTAAGTTTTACAAACCAAGTTATCGTACCGGAAAGCCTAAAAGATTGGGCAGTCAAAAAAGATGGCGGTAAATTTGATCAATTTTCTGGCGCAACGATTACGCCACGCGCGATTGTGAATCAAGTAAAACGCTCTGCTCTCGTGATGCTTGAAAATGAGGCATTACTCAACGAGATGGCAAAAAAATACGCGCAATAG
- a CDS encoding electron transport complex subunit E: protein MTDLTEKTTALNEQNAVENSEEITQTPSVWKEIFIQGVWKNNSTLVQLLGLCPLLAVSSTATNALGLGLATMLVLTCTNTVVSLFRKQIPHEIRIPIYVMIIATTVTVVQLLMNAYTYTLYQALGIFIPLIVTNCIVIGRAEAFASKNSVAHAAWDGFSMGLGMALSITVLGALREILGQGTLFDGIENLFGQWAKFLTLHIYHADSSFLLFILPPGAFIGLGILLAIKNRIEMKK, encoded by the coding sequence ATGACTGATTTAACCGAAAAAACGACCGCACTTAATGAGCAAAATGCGGTTGAAAATTCAGAAGAAATAACGCAAACGCCTTCTGTTTGGAAAGAAATTTTTATTCAGGGCGTATGGAAAAACAACTCTACACTCGTACAATTATTGGGGCTTTGTCCGCTGTTGGCTGTATCGAGTACTGCGACAAATGCATTAGGTTTAGGTTTGGCGACTATGTTGGTTTTAACCTGTACAAACACCGTTGTTTCGCTATTTCGTAAGCAAATTCCTCATGAAATCCGTATTCCGATTTATGTGATGATTATTGCCACCACCGTAACCGTGGTGCAATTATTGATGAATGCTTATACTTATACACTCTATCAGGCGCTAGGGATTTTTATTCCTTTAATCGTGACTAACTGTATTGTGATTGGTCGTGCCGAAGCCTTTGCCTCTAAAAATAGCGTGGCGCATGCTGCCTGGGATGGTTTTTCGATGGGATTAGGTATGGCATTAAGTATCACCGTATTAGGTGCATTACGTGAAATCTTAGGTCAAGGTACCCTTTTTGATGGGATTGAAAACTTGTTCGGTCAATGGGCGAAATTCCTCACATTACATATTTATCACGCTGATAGCAGCTTTTTACTCTTTATTCTTCCGCCAGGTGCATTTATTGGATTAGGCATTCTATTGGCGATTAAAAACCGAATTGAAATGAAAAAATGA
- the nth gene encoding endonuclease III, translating into MNQAKRIEILSRLREQNPHPTTELEYNSPFELLIAVILSAQATDKGVNKATAKLFPVANTPQAILDLGLEGLKEYIKTIGLYNSKAENIIKTCRDLVEKHNGEVPESREALEALAGVGRKTANVVLNTAFGHPTIAVDTHIFRVCNRTNFAPGKDVVKVEEKLLKVVPKEFKVDVHHWLILHGRYTCTARKPRCGACIIEELCEYKEKTEY; encoded by the coding sequence ATGAACCAAGCTAAACGAATTGAAATCCTCTCTCGACTTCGGGAGCAAAACCCGCATCCCACCACGGAATTAGAATATAATTCGCCTTTCGAATTACTCATTGCCGTGATCTTATCGGCTCAAGCGACCGATAAAGGTGTCAATAAAGCGACGGCAAAATTATTCCCTGTGGCAAATACTCCGCAAGCTATTTTAGATCTCGGCTTAGAGGGTTTAAAAGAATACATTAAAACCATCGGGCTTTATAACAGCAAAGCAGAAAATATCATTAAAACCTGCCGTGATTTAGTTGAGAAACACAACGGCGAAGTACCTGAAAGCCGTGAAGCCTTAGAAGCCCTTGCCGGTGTTGGCAGAAAAACCGCTAATGTAGTATTAAATACCGCTTTCGGTCACCCGACTATTGCAGTGGATACCCATATTTTTCGCGTATGCAACCGCACAAATTTTGCCCCTGGTAAAGATGTGGTGAAAGTGGAAGAAAAACTGCTCAAAGTTGTGCCAAAAGAATTTAAGGTGGATGTGCATCACTGGCTTATTTTGCACGGGCGCTATACTTGTACCGCGCGCAAACCTCGCTGCGGTGCTTGCATTATTGAAGAACTCTGCGAATACAAAGAAAAAACAGAATATTAA
- a CDS encoding sodium-dependent transporter, whose protein sequence is MTTNNQSRQTWSSRLTYVLTVAGATVGFGATWRFPYLVGENGGGAYVLLFCIAMIVIGIPMILVENVIGRRLRVNSIDAFGDKIQDKGKNISKYWKILGYMGLLGAFGIMAYYMVLGGWVMSYIISLMNNTLDISAPITKEVAKDFYDLHISNSPWEIMLYTFLFVAVNYIILAKGIIGGIERSVKYLMPLLFIFLIGMVIRNLTLPGAMEGVTFYLKPDFSKITPKLFIFVLGQVFFALSLGFGVLITLSSYLNKEENLIHTAVITGFTNTIIAVLCGFMIFPSLFTFGIEPNAGPTLVFQSLPIVFSHLWAGKFFAIVFFGLLLIAALTTSITIYEVIITALQEKLRMRRGKAIFVTLMGIFLLGNVPSILGDNLWKDFTIFGKSIFDAFDFVSGNILFMLTALGCAIFVGFVLKDDAKKELSPTPNSLFTTIWFNYVKFVVPVIILVIFISNM, encoded by the coding sequence ATGACAACAAACAATCAATCTCGCCAAACGTGGTCTAGCCGACTAACTTATGTGCTCACTGTTGCGGGTGCGACAGTTGGCTTTGGGGCAACATGGCGCTTTCCTTATTTAGTGGGTGAAAATGGCGGTGGTGCCTATGTACTCCTCTTTTGTATCGCGATGATTGTGATTGGTATCCCGATGATTTTAGTAGAAAACGTCATCGGTCGCCGTTTGCGAGTGAATTCCATTGATGCCTTTGGCGATAAAATCCAAGATAAAGGTAAAAATATCTCCAAATATTGGAAGATTCTCGGTTATATGGGGCTGCTCGGTGCATTTGGTATCATGGCTTATTACATGGTATTAGGTGGTTGGGTGATGTCTTATATCATCAGTCTAATGAATAATACCCTTGATATTTCCGCACCAATTACAAAAGAAGTGGCCAAAGATTTCTATGATTTACACATCAGCAACAGCCCATGGGAAATCATGCTTTACACCTTCCTATTTGTAGCAGTGAATTACATTATTTTAGCGAAAGGTATCATTGGCGGGATTGAGCGTTCTGTGAAATACTTAATGCCATTACTCTTTATTTTCCTTATTGGTATGGTGATTCGTAACCTTACCTTACCAGGTGCAATGGAAGGTGTGACTTTCTACTTAAAACCAGATTTCAGTAAAATCACACCTAAATTATTTATCTTCGTATTAGGTCAAGTATTCTTCGCATTAAGCCTTGGTTTCGGTGTATTGATTACCCTCTCCAGCTATTTAAACAAGGAAGAAAACCTTATTCACACAGCGGTTATTACAGGTTTCACCAATACCATTATCGCGGTGTTATGTGGTTTTATGATCTTCCCATCATTATTCACATTCGGTATTGAACCTAACGCTGGCCCAACCTTGGTTTTCCAAAGTTTACCGATTGTATTCTCACATTTATGGGCGGGTAAATTCTTTGCTATCGTATTCTTCGGCTTATTGCTTATTGCAGCATTAACCACATCAATTACGATTTATGAAGTCATCATCACCGCATTACAAGAAAAACTCAGAATGCGCCGCGGTAAAGCAATTTTTGTTACCTTAATGGGGATTTTCTTATTAGGTAATGTACCCTCCATTTTAGGTGATAACCTTTGGAAAGATTTCACCATTTTCGGTAAAAGCATTTTCGATGCCTTCGATTTCGTCAGCGGCAATATTCTCTTTATGCTGACCGCACTTGGCTGTGCCATTTTCGTTGGATTCGTATTAAAAGATGACGCAAAAAAAGAGCTATCACCAACGCCAAATTCACTTTTCACTACAATCTGGTTTAACTATGTCAAATTTGTGGTTCCTGTGATTATTTTGGTGATATTCATTAGTAACATGTAA
- a CDS encoding ABC transporter ATP-binding protein encodes MALISLTNAYLSFSDHPLLDHAELHIEPNERVCLVGRNGAGKSTLLKIIAQQVTMDDGKVQYEKDLVVSRLEQDPPRHAEGNVFDYVAEGIEHLADLLKEYHHISQELTQNYSEQILNQLAQVQAKLEHANGWQFENKINEVLQKLELNPDTKLADLSGGWLRKAALARALVCNPDVLLLDEPTNHLDVDAIEWLENFLLEFTGSIVFISHDRSFIRKMATRIVDLDRGKLVSYPGNYDLYLTTKEENLRVEALQNELFDKRLAQEEVWIRQGIKARRTRNEGRVRALKAMREERRQRREVMGTAKLQLDNSSRSGKIVFEMEDVSYEIEGKQLLKDFSTTILRGDKIALVGPNGCGKTTFIKLLLGEIKPTSGRIHCGTKLDIAYFDQYRADLDPEKTVMDNVADGKQDIEVNGVKRHVLGYLQDFLFPPKRAMTPVKALSGGERNRLLLAKLLLKPNNLLILDEPTNDLDVETLELLEEILTDYQGTLLIVSHDRQFIDNVATECYFFEGDGVLNKYVGGFFDAKGQQANYFVMKAEQEAQKVKKEAPKVQESAVKNDVVSQKPKSVKLSYKEQRELEQLPQLLEELEEKITALQAEIGDPHFFQQAHDVTDAKLKELADTEAELETAFLRWEELEEKKTQAEAK; translated from the coding sequence GTGGCATTAATTAGTTTAACTAACGCTTATCTTTCTTTTAGTGATCATCCCTTACTTGATCACGCAGAACTGCATATTGAACCAAATGAGCGTGTGTGTTTGGTGGGGCGTAATGGCGCCGGTAAATCTACGCTATTAAAAATTATTGCACAACAAGTCACCATGGATGATGGCAAAGTGCAGTATGAAAAAGATTTAGTGGTTTCCCGTTTAGAACAAGATCCGCCGCGCCATGCTGAAGGAAATGTCTTTGATTATGTAGCAGAAGGCATTGAGCATTTAGCGGATTTATTAAAGGAATATCATCATATTTCGCAAGAATTAACACAAAATTACAGTGAACAAATTCTTAATCAACTGGCTCAAGTGCAAGCCAAATTAGAGCATGCTAACGGTTGGCAATTTGAAAATAAAATTAATGAAGTATTGCAAAAGCTCGAGTTAAACCCCGATACCAAATTAGCGGATTTATCGGGTGGTTGGTTGCGTAAAGCCGCTCTTGCTCGTGCGTTGGTGTGTAATCCTGATGTCTTGTTATTAGATGAACCAACCAACCATTTGGACGTAGATGCAATCGAATGGTTAGAAAACTTCTTATTAGAATTTACCGGAAGTATTGTGTTTATTTCCCACGACCGTTCTTTTATTCGCAAAATGGCGACTCGTATTGTCGATTTAGATCGCGGGAAATTAGTGTCTTATCCAGGTAACTATGATTTATACCTCACCACAAAAGAAGAAAACTTACGTGTCGAAGCATTACAGAACGAGCTTTTCGATAAACGCTTAGCACAAGAAGAGGTTTGGATTCGTCAGGGTATTAAAGCTCGTCGTACGCGTAATGAAGGACGAGTACGCGCCTTAAAAGCCATGCGTGAAGAACGTCGCCAACGTCGTGAAGTGATGGGCACAGCCAAGTTACAATTAGATAACTCAAGTCGTTCAGGCAAAATCGTGTTTGAAATGGAAGATGTGTCTTATGAGATTGAAGGCAAGCAGCTGCTCAAAGATTTCAGCACGACCATTTTACGTGGCGATAAAATTGCATTGGTTGGCCCAAATGGTTGCGGTAAAACCACATTTATTAAACTTTTATTAGGTGAAATTAAGCCAACCAGCGGTCGAATTCATTGCGGTACAAAATTAGACATCGCTTATTTTGATCAATATCGTGCTGATCTTGATCCAGAAAAAACGGTAATGGATAACGTTGCTGATGGCAAGCAGGATATCGAAGTCAATGGTGTAAAACGTCATGTGTTGGGCTATTTGCAAGATTTCTTATTTCCACCGAAACGAGCAATGACACCCGTCAAAGCCCTTTCAGGTGGTGAACGTAACCGTTTGTTATTGGCTAAATTATTACTGAAACCTAATAATCTATTGATTCTCGATGAACCAACCAATGATTTGGATGTAGAAACTTTAGAATTGTTAGAGGAAATCCTCACCGATTATCAAGGCACTTTGTTGATTGTCAGCCATGATCGTCAGTTTATTGATAACGTCGCGACGGAGTGTTATTTCTTTGAAGGCGATGGCGTATTGAATAAATATGTGGGCGGTTTCTTTGATGCGAAAGGACAACAAGCCAATTACTTTGTCATGAAAGCAGAGCAAGAAGCGCAAAAAGTTAAAAAAGAAGCACCCAAAGTACAGGAAAGTGCGGTTAAAAATGACGTTGTTTCTCAAAAGCCAAAATCCGTTAAACTTTCTTACAAAGAACAACGTGAGTTAGAACAGCTACCGCAATTATTGGAAGAATTGGAAGAGAAAATCACCGCATTGCAAGCTGAAATTGGTGACCCTCACTTTTTCCAACAAGCCCATGATGTAACGGATGCTAAGCTTAAGGAATTAGCGGATACGGAAGCCGAACTTGAAACAGCTTTCCTTCGTTGGGAAGAGCTTGAAGAGAAAAAGACTCAAGCTGAAGCAAAATAG